The genomic region TAAAAAAATTGATGAAGCCGAAACGGGTGCGCACGCCGCTCAGTCATTTTTTAGCGTCGAGTACGATTTATTATGAACCGTACGGCACCGTGTTGATTATGTCGCCGTGGAACTATCCCGTCAATTTAACGCTGACTCCGCTTGCCGGTGCGATTGCTGCAGGAAACTGCGCGGTGATAAAGCCGTCGAATTACACCCCCGAAACCTCAAAAGTAATCGCCGATTTGATTACGGAAACCTTTGATCCGAGCTTTGTTACGGTTGTAACCGGCGGACGAGAAGAGAATGCCGGGCTTTTGGAGCAAAAGTTCGATTACATCTTCTTTACCGGCGGTACGGTAGTCGGTAAGCTTGTTATGGAAGCAGCTGCGCGGAACCTGACGCCGGTAACGCTGGAACTCGGCGGCAAGTCCCCCTGTATTATCGATAAAACCGCCGATATGAAAGCGGCGGCGCGACGTATCCTTTTCGGTAAGATACTGAACGGCGGGCAAACCTGCGTCGCTCCCGACTATGTGTTAATTCACACTGCGGTAAAAGAAGCGTTTATCGAACAGTGTAAGGCAGTTCTCCGTGAATTTTTACCGACGGACGCGTATGCCTCATGCAATATGACGCGGATTGTCAACGACAAACATTTTGAACGGCTTTCTCATTTAATGGAAGGAGAAGCGGCTGTTATCGGCGGAGACAAGGATGTGCACGGGCGTTTTATTCCGCTGACGATACTGGACAATATCAGCTTTGAATCGCCGGTTATGCAGGAAGAAATTTTC from Treponema vincentii harbors:
- a CDS encoding aldehyde dehydrogenase: MTRIAIAALVRNTSTFFASNATKSYQFRAEQLRKLGAAVHAYEQRISDALYKDLHKAPMETYLTEIGMVQEEIRFLSKHLKKLMKPKRVRTPLSHFLASSTIYYEPYGTVLIMSPWNYPVNLTLTPLAGAIAAGNCAVIKPSNYTPETSKVIADLITETFDPSFVTVVTGGREENAGLLEQKFDYIFFTGGTVVGKLVMEAAARNLTPVTLELGGKSPCIIDKTADMKAAARRILFGKILNGGQTCVAPDYVLIHTAVKEAFIEQCKAVLREFLPTDAYASCNMTRIVNDKHFERLSHLMEGEAAVIGGDKDVHGRFIPLTILDNISFESPVMQEEIFGPILPLIPFSDVQWAVDQIRARPKPLALYLFTKDAAVEQKILSEVSFGGGCINDTIVHLATPYMPFGGVGTSGMGNYHGKQSFYTFSHEKSVMKKSLLVDLPMRYHPYSEKNFNLVKKFM